In the genome of Acidimicrobiales bacterium, the window GCCGTCGACCAGGTAGGTGATGGTCATGTCCGACAGGGCGGCGAAGCCGTGGGCCACGCCGGGCGGGATGTAGAGGCCGCGGTGGTCGTGGGCGCCGCCGGGCTCGGCCGCGGCCCCCAGGTCGAGCACCATGGTCGCCCCGTCGGTGGGCGCGCCGGCCCGCAGGTCGTGGAGCACCACCCGGGCCCGACCGGCGGGCACGTACCAGTAGTCGGCCTGGTGGCGGTGGTAGTGCAGGCCGACCACGCAGCCCGCGGCCCGGTCGGCCCGGTTGGCCTGCACCATCTCCCGGCTGCCGGGGATCCAGCTCCGCCGGTAGGTCTCGACGAAGCAGCCCCGCTCGTCGCGGTGGACCGCGGGGGTGGCCACCACCACCCCGGCGATGGGCTGGTCGGGGTCGATGCGGGCCATGGCCGCCACCCTGCCCCGGCCTAGGCGCCCAGGTCGAGCCAGGAGTGGTCCCCCAGCATCAGCCGGGTGGGACCCGGGGCCCGTTCGGTGCGGGTGACCTCGACCTCCCGGCCGATGAGCGAGCCGGCCAGGTGGGCCACGCCCGTCACCCGGCTGTCGCGCAGGACGATCGAGTCCTCGATCCCGGAGTCGACGATCTGGCAGCCGGGCCCGATGGCGGTGAACGGCCCGACCTGGCTGCGGGCCACGCGGGCCCCCTCGCCGATGACGGCCGGCCCCCGGATCACCGAGGCCTCGACCACGGCGCCGGCCCCGATGCGGACCCGGCCCTCGATCCGCGAGGCGCCGTCCACGGTCCCGTCGATGGCCGGCTCCACGGCCTCCAGCACCAGCCGGTTGCCCTCCAGGAGGGGGGCGAGGGCCCCGGTGTCCTTCCACCAGCCGTCCAGGACCTGGTGGCGCACCCGGTGCCCCCGGTGGATGAGCCACTCGATGGCGTCGGTGATCTCCAGCTCGCCCCGGGCCGAGGGCCGGATGGCCCGCACCGCGTCGTGGATGCTGCGGTCGAAGAGGTAGACCCCGACCAGGGCCAGGTCCGAGGGGGGGCGTTCGGGCTTCTCCACCAGCCCGGCGACGGTGCCGTCGGGGCCGAGGACCGCCACCCCGAAGCGCTGCGGGTCGGGCACCCGGGCCAGGAGGACCTGGGCCGAGAAGGGCTCGACCCGGCCGTCGGGGCCGGGGGCGGGGTGGCGACGGGCCTCGAAGCGGCGGACCAGATCGGTGACCCCGTGGCGCAGCAGGTTGTCCCCCAGGTAGACGATGACGTCGTCGTCGCCCAGGAAGTCCCGGGCGATGAGGACGCAGTGGGCCAGGCCCCGGGGCTCGTCCTGCTCGATGTAGGTGACGGCCAGGCCCCAGGCCGATCCGTCCCCCACCGCGTCGCGGATCTCGGGCCCGGTGGCCCCGACGACCATCCCGACCTCGGTGATGCCGGCCGCGGCCAGGTGCTCCAGCCCGTAGAACAGGATCGGCTTGTTGGCCACCGGCACCAGCTGCTTGGCCCCGGTGTGGGTGATGGGCCGGAGCCGGGTCCCGTTGCCGCCGGCGAGGACCAGACCCTTCACGACCGCTTTCTAGTGCCCCGGCGCCCGGGGCCGGCCCTCCGGCCGGGCCGGGTCGGAGCGGTCAGGCCACCCGGGCGGGCCGGGACGCAGGCCCGGCCACCGGCCCCGGGCCCTCGTCGCCGGGGGCCACGGTGGCCAGGACGTCGTCGAGGTCGGCGGGGTCGTCGTTGTCGCACAGCAGCGACACGAAGACGATCCGCACCGTGTCCTCCAGCAGGGTCATGGGGTCGAAGCCCGGCTCCAGCTGGGCCCGCATCACCAACCCGTCGGACACCGCGCTCAGGAGGGTCACGACCGACTCCACGGTGAAGGGCGGACGGATGGTGCAGTCCAGGCCCTCCAGGAGGACGGCCATGGCCTCCTCCTGGCGGGCGGAGGTGCGCAGGACGCGCTCGCCGTAGGCCCGGCGGGCCGCCTCGGCCACCACGTCGTCCCGGTCGGCCACCGCGCTGAGGAGCTGCTGGGCCTGGGTGGCCGCCCGGAGCTGCTCCAGGATGATGGTCAGGCCGGCTCCGGCGTTGGACGCCACCTGGGCCACGATGGCGGCCCCCGACGTGGTCTGGACGATCTCCTCGGCCCGGTCGCACGAGCGGTCCACCCGCTGCTCGGCCGGCGGGTGGGCCATGAGCCGCTCGACCAGGGCCACGTGGAACTCGGTGGCATCGGCGAAGCAGTTGTAGAAGCTGCCGGTGGGTACGCCGGCCGCCCGGCACGCCGATCGGACGCCGGGCAGGACATCGGCCGCCGTCAGCGAACGTACGAGGTCGGCGCCGGCGTCGAGGAGCCGCTGGCGGGCCGAGGTTTCGGCCGGGTCGTCAGGCCCATGCTCCATGGGAGCCACGATAGCAAACCCCTCCAAAGTGTAGAGAGCTGTCTCGGCCCGGGTCACGGGCGTGCGGCGATGTCAAGAGACACCCGTTCTATCTCGCTCTCCGCGTTCGATGGTAGAAAGCGGTCCCCGGCACACGCCCGGGGGGCACACAGGTGACGAGCCTTTGAGGCAAGGCTCGCAAGGGAAGCTCCGGCATCCCGACGATGGTTCCCCGCATCCCTGATGCGCGCCACCGGCGACGTGGTCACCACTGACTGCGTTCGTCACCTGTCCACCCGCGTCCTGGCGGGACCCAGAGCGGTCCGTCATCTTCCCTTCGGGTCGAGGATGGCGGCCCGCTCGCGCCCATCCCCGCCTCCCGGCGGTCCGCTGTGTGGCCGAGGGGCCGACGTGCCAGCATGGCGCCCCGCCGGAGGAGGTCCCGCACGGCCGGCAACGGGAGGTGTGGTGGGCAACGACGCGGAGATGCTGCTGCGGCTCGGCCTGGCCATGGTCCTGTGCTCGTGCATCGGCCTGGAGCGCGAGATCCGCTCCAAGAGCGCCGGCCTCCGCACCCACGCCCTCGTCGGGCTGGGGGCGGCGGTGGCCATGATGGTCAGCAAGTACGGCTTCGGCGACCTCGTCGGCAACCCGCAGACCAGCCTCGACCCGTCCCGGGTGGCGGCCCAGATCGTGTCCGGGGTCGGGTTCCTGGGCGCCGGCCTCATCTTCGTGCGGCGCGACGCGGTGCGGGGGCTCACCACCGCTGCGGTGGTGTGGCTGTCGGCCATGGTCGGCATGGCCTGCGGGGCCGGCATGTACGTCCTGGCCGCCGGCGCCACCGTGGCCCACTTCGTGGTGGTCATCGTCCTCCCGGCCCTGATGCGGTGGGTGCCGGGGACCAAGTGGAACCCCACCTACGTCACCGTGACCTACGTGGACGGGCGGGGGGTCCTCCGCCACGCCCTGAGCTCGCTGACCGGCCACGGGTTCACGGTCTCCGACCTGTCCGTCGAGCGCCGGAGCCTCTCCGACGGCCAGGTCCAGGTGTCGTTGGTGGTGCACGGCAAGGGCTCGGTCCAGGAGCTGGTGCCCAACCTGTCCCAGATCGACGGCGTGCTGAAGGTGGGCACCGACCGGGAGGCCGACCCGGCCTGACCGCCGGCCCTG includes:
- a CDS encoding glucose-1-phosphate thymidylyltransferase, with product MKGLVLAGGNGTRLRPITHTGAKQLVPVANKPILFYGLEHLAAAGITEVGMVVGATGPEIRDAVGDGSAWGLAVTYIEQDEPRGLAHCVLIARDFLGDDDVIVYLGDNLLRHGVTDLVRRFEARRHPAPGPDGRVEPFSAQVLLARVPDPQRFGVAVLGPDGTVAGLVEKPERPPSDLALVGVYLFDRSIHDAVRAIRPSARGELEITDAIEWLIHRGHRVRHQVLDGWWKDTGALAPLLEGNRLVLEAVEPAIDGTVDGASRIEGRVRIGAGAVVEASVIRGPAVIGEGARVARSQVGPFTAIGPGCQIVDSGIEDSIVLRDSRVTGVAHLAGSLIGREVEVTRTERAPGPTRLMLGDHSWLDLGA
- a CDS encoding MgtC/SapB family protein, whose protein sequence is MGNDAEMLLRLGLAMVLCSCIGLEREIRSKSAGLRTHALVGLGAAVAMMVSKYGFGDLVGNPQTSLDPSRVAAQIVSGVGFLGAGLIFVRRDAVRGLTTAAVVWLSAMVGMACGAGMYVLAAGATVAHFVVVIVLPALMRWVPGTKWNPTYVTVTYVDGRGVLRHALSSLTGHGFTVSDLSVERRSLSDGQVQVSLVVHGKGSVQELVPNLSQIDGVLKVGTDREADPA
- a CDS encoding dTDP-4-dehydrorhamnose 3,5-epimerase family protein, with the protein product MARIDPDQPIAGVVVATPAVHRDERGCFVETYRRSWIPGSREMVQANRADRAAGCVVGLHYHRHQADYWYVPAGRARVVLHDLRAGAPTDGATMVLDLGAAAEPGGAHDHRGLYIPPGVAHGFAALSDMTITYLVDGYHDPADELGVAWDDPAVAADWGVAEPVLSARDRANPRRDQLDPALRPRAGDA
- a CDS encoding TetR/AcrR family transcriptional regulator — its product is MEHGPDDPAETSARQRLLDAGADLVRSLTAADVLPGVRSACRAAGVPTGSFYNCFADATEFHVALVERLMAHPPAEQRVDRSCDRAEEIVQTTSGAAIVAQVASNAGAGLTIILEQLRAATQAQQLLSAVADRDDVVAEAARRAYGERVLRTSARQEEAMAVLLEGLDCTIRPPFTVESVVTLLSAVSDGLVMRAQLEPGFDPMTLLEDTVRIVFVSLLCDNDDPADLDDVLATVAPGDEGPGPVAGPASRPARVA